A single Pedobacter sp. PACM 27299 DNA region contains:
- the chrA gene encoding chromate efflux transporter → MGIAMGGKIIMTVKPLFKDALKFWFKLGWISFGGTVGHINIMHDYLVDQKKWISSSRFFHALNLCMLLPGPEAQQLAIYMGWQLHGKKGGLAAGILFVLPAILILLLLSVCYVYFGNQPLMFAMFDGFKPAVISMIIVALLGIGKKALRTPYHVLLAAIAFSCIFFFNTSMVFIILGTIGLAIALNFLWPDLIRQEQINEKQVLVPENEYHFNKNSLALGTGTHWKSSVLQILVFILIWMAPSFLLYYFTSDFPFWRELTFFFSKTAFLTIGGSYTVLPYVAQYAVTKLHWLSKMQMIDGFALAESTPGPLIIVVAFVGFMAAYHHFEASITMGILGLLLTTFHTFLPSFLFIFVGGPIIEKVHGNTAITNVLSFVTAAVVGVILNLTLFLGKDVVFPEGVRFENLDIAAIIWVIITLILMKKYKVNQLIIIGMSLIFGLLHYGHIIY, encoded by the coding sequence ATGGGCATTGCTATGGGCGGAAAAATTATTATGACAGTAAAACCCTTATTCAAAGACGCATTAAAATTTTGGTTCAAATTAGGATGGATCAGCTTCGGTGGAACCGTTGGCCACATTAATATCATGCATGATTACCTCGTTGATCAAAAGAAATGGATCAGCAGCAGTCGTTTCTTTCATGCCCTGAACCTTTGCATGCTGCTGCCCGGGCCGGAAGCGCAGCAGCTGGCCATCTATATGGGCTGGCAGCTTCATGGTAAAAAAGGTGGTTTGGCAGCAGGAATCCTATTTGTGCTGCCCGCCATATTGATCCTGCTGCTGTTGAGCGTATGCTATGTTTATTTTGGCAATCAACCGTTGATGTTTGCCATGTTTGATGGCTTCAAACCTGCCGTAATTTCCATGATCATAGTGGCGCTGCTGGGAATCGGAAAAAAAGCACTGCGCACACCTTATCATGTGCTGCTCGCAGCCATCGCTTTTTCCTGCATTTTCTTTTTTAATACTTCTATGGTATTTATCATTCTGGGAACTATCGGATTGGCAATCGCCCTCAACTTTTTATGGCCCGATTTAATTCGTCAGGAGCAAATCAATGAAAAGCAAGTGCTGGTTCCCGAAAATGAGTACCATTTCAACAAGAATTCATTAGCCCTTGGAACTGGAACTCATTGGAAAAGTTCAGTCCTGCAAATCCTGGTATTTATACTGATCTGGATGGCACCTTCTTTTCTCTTATACTACTTTACAAGTGATTTTCCCTTTTGGAGAGAACTGACTTTCTTTTTCTCTAAAACGGCTTTTCTGACCATTGGAGGCTCTTATACAGTGCTGCCTTATGTGGCGCAATATGCGGTTACCAAGCTCCATTGGCTCAGTAAAATGCAAATGATAGATGGTTTTGCATTGGCTGAAAGTACGCCTGGGCCCTTGATCATTGTGGTTGCTTTTGTAGGGTTTATGGCAGCATACCATCATTTTGAGGCCTCCATTACCATGGGGATTCTGGGTTTACTGCTGACGACCTTTCACACTTTTTTACCTTCATTTCTTTTCATATTTGTAGGCGGACCGATCATTGAAAAAGTGCATGGGAATACTGCTATTACCAATGTCCTCAGTTTCGTTACTGCTGCGGTAGTAGGAGTGATTCTTAACCTTACGCTATTCCTGGGGAAAGATGTGGTATTTCCCGAAGGAGTCAGATTTGAAAACCTGGATATAGCCGCGATCATCTGGGTGATCATCACCTTGATCCTAATGAAAAAATATAAAGTAAATCAGCTGATCATCATTGGAATGAGCTTAATCTTTGGCCTGCTTCATTATGGACATATTATTTATTAA
- a CDS encoding NAD-dependent epimerase/dehydratase family protein, protein MKVKKRILLTGASGTVGFEVLKQLVLQADKYEITVFDQKTKNSAKLLSPYEQQVKVVYGDLTNAEEVAEVCIEKDFLIHLAAIIPPLADEQPELAHEVNVNGTRYLVQALKQYSPDAFLMYSSSISVYGDRLNTPWIKTSDPLSPSREDHYAVTKIESEQHIRNSGLDFCIFRLAAIMGTSNHKPSGIMFHMPLATSMEILTPEDTARAFVNGLAKRNELSAKTFNLGGGALCRISYQDFLSRSFEAFGLGALDFPSNAFAEKNFHCGYYADGDELEELLHFRRDTLEHYFTKLKQSVSPIKKTIASVFRGSIKRHLLKKSEPFHALLHKDKKMSARFFNEL, encoded by the coding sequence ATGAAAGTGAAAAAGAGAATTTTATTGACAGGAGCATCAGGAACTGTAGGTTTTGAAGTATTAAAACAACTGGTTCTGCAAGCAGATAAATATGAGATCACCGTCTTTGATCAAAAGACAAAAAACTCGGCTAAGCTATTGTCTCCTTATGAGCAACAGGTAAAGGTAGTTTATGGAGACCTAACCAATGCAGAAGAGGTCGCGGAAGTTTGTATAGAAAAGGATTTTCTGATTCATCTGGCGGCGATTATACCACCATTAGCAGATGAACAACCAGAGCTGGCCCATGAGGTAAATGTGAATGGAACCAGGTACCTGGTTCAGGCTTTAAAGCAATATTCTCCGGATGCGTTTTTGATGTACAGCTCATCGATTTCAGTTTATGGAGATCGTTTAAATACGCCCTGGATTAAAACTTCAGACCCTTTATCGCCAAGTCGGGAAGACCATTATGCAGTCACCAAAATAGAATCGGAACAGCACATTCGAAACAGCGGACTGGATTTTTGTATTTTCAGACTGGCTGCAATTATGGGTACAAGTAACCACAAGCCCTCTGGTATTATGTTCCACATGCCTCTGGCCACTTCTATGGAGATTTTAACACCCGAAGATACTGCCAGGGCTTTCGTCAATGGACTGGCAAAACGCAACGAATTATCTGCTAAGACTTTTAATCTTGGTGGCGGAGCGCTTTGCAGAATCAGTTATCAGGATTTCCTTAGCCGCTCCTTTGAAGCCTTCGGTTTAGGTGCCCTGGATTTCCCTTCAAATGCTTTTGCAGAGAAGAATTTTCACTGTGGATATTATGCGGATGGTGATGAATTGGAAGAATTGCTCCATTTCAGAAGGGATACATTGGAACATTATTTTACAAAGTTAAAGCAATCCGTATCGCCCATAAAGAAAACAATAGCCTCGGTATTTAGAGGTTCTATTAAACGTCATCTGCTGAAAAAATCAGAGCCTTTTCATGCTTTACTGCATAAGGACAAAAAGATGTCTGCGCGGTTTTTTAATGAATTATAG
- a CDS encoding DUF2141 domain-containing protein, translating to MKHIIGIALLFAVQFGYAQNGPLKITVTNIHHLEGNIQLSLYNSKASFIKPGKEYKTMIKEVKAGTETFTFNDLPAGEYAVALYHDENGDGKCNTNMLGIPKEGYAFSRNFIPKLSAPKFEDTKFKQEPGTNMVIKMHY from the coding sequence ATGAAACATATCATAGGAATTGCATTGCTTTTTGCCGTTCAATTCGGCTACGCACAGAACGGACCACTTAAAATAACGGTCACCAATATCCATCATCTGGAAGGAAATATTCAACTGAGCTTATACAACAGTAAAGCTTCATTTATTAAGCCAGGTAAAGAGTATAAAACCATGATCAAGGAGGTGAAAGCAGGAACAGAGACTTTTACTTTTAATGATTTACCTGCCGGAGAATATGCGGTGGCACTTTATCATGATGAAAATGGGGACGGAAAATGTAACACGAATATGCTGGGTATCCCTAAAGAAGGCTACGCTTTCTCTAGAAACTTCATTCCTAAATTGTCTGCGCCAAAGTTTGAGGATACCAAGTTTAAACAAGAGCCGGGCACCAATATGGTGATCAAAATGCACTACTAG
- a CDS encoding TolC family protein, which yields MKIKILILLSCLFFALPGLAQELKPEVLTFTEFLGYVKKYHPAVKQADLLLSKAETALMMARGGFDPKLEVDFSNKQFKGTEYYSLFNSSFKVPTWYGIEVKAGFDSNDGNYLNPQNRTPDNGLTALGITVPLAQGLLINQRMADIRIAKIQLKLSKSERQLQAVNILYDASTAYINWKRTYDEAKLYQEYLTFAEKRAEGVKKLIKAGDKAAVDSIEAGIVIKNRQLNLTEAELKLAKAKLELSNYLWIENIPMELKETMVPEAELESDLKLALNFDALIPDNDVLASHPKLMAMQQKIEILTIEQKLKRNMLLPKLDVGYSYLSDPSYFNDFQLGNYKFELKFSVPLFLRKERGALKLAKLKISDSQLDLNLERLQLKNKITAQQTEIKSIQQQMAITNSMVSDYDQMLQFEERLFLMGESSVFLLNSRENSLVNTRLAKIALQNKFLISNVDLFRIRANTE from the coding sequence ATGAAAATCAAAATATTAATCCTGCTCAGCTGCCTTTTCTTCGCTTTGCCGGGCCTCGCACAGGAGCTCAAACCAGAAGTGCTGACTTTTACGGAGTTCCTGGGTTATGTAAAAAAGTACCATCCGGCAGTGAAGCAGGCAGATCTTTTGCTGAGTAAAGCGGAGACTGCCCTCATGATGGCTCGTGGTGGATTTGACCCTAAACTGGAAGTCGATTTCAGCAATAAACAGTTTAAAGGAACCGAGTATTATTCCTTATTTAACAGCAGTTTTAAAGTGCCCACTTGGTATGGCATAGAAGTGAAAGCGGGTTTCGACAGCAATGACGGCAATTACCTGAATCCACAAAACAGAACGCCAGACAACGGCCTGACAGCCTTAGGCATCACTGTTCCTTTAGCGCAGGGCTTATTGATTAACCAGCGGATGGCCGACATTCGGATTGCTAAAATCCAGCTCAAGCTGAGCAAATCTGAACGTCAGTTACAAGCGGTAAACATCCTTTACGATGCTTCTACTGCTTATATCAATTGGAAGAGAACCTATGATGAGGCCAAGCTTTACCAGGAGTACCTGACTTTTGCCGAGAAACGGGCAGAAGGGGTAAAAAAACTGATTAAGGCGGGAGATAAAGCAGCAGTAGACAGTATTGAGGCAGGAATTGTCATTAAAAACAGGCAGTTAAATTTAACAGAAGCCGAGTTAAAATTGGCTAAAGCGAAATTGGAGCTTTCCAATTACTTATGGATTGAAAACATTCCGATGGAATTAAAGGAAACGATGGTTCCGGAAGCAGAGCTGGAAAGCGACCTAAAACTCGCACTCAATTTTGATGCGCTGATCCCCGACAATGATGTTTTAGCCAGCCATCCCAAGCTGATGGCCATGCAGCAGAAAATAGAAATCCTAACTATTGAGCAGAAATTAAAGCGCAATATGTTATTGCCGAAATTAGATGTTGGCTACAGTTATTTATCTGATCCCTCCTATTTTAATGACTTTCAATTGGGCAATTATAAGTTTGAGTTGAAGTTTAGTGTACCGCTTTTCCTGAGAAAAGAAAGAGGTGCTTTGAAACTGGCAAAACTCAAAATATCCGACAGTCAGCTAGACCTCAATCTAGAGCGCTTACAGCTGAAGAACAAAATTACTGCGCAACAGACGGAAATCAAATCGATACAGCAGCAAATGGCGATTACCAATTCAATGGTCAGTGATTATGATCAGATGCTGCAGTTTGAAGAAAGGTTGTTTTTAATGGGAGAAAGTTCGGTATTTCTTTTAAACTCCAGGGAAAACAGCCTGGTGAACACCAGGCTGGCTAAAATTGCCCTGCAAAACAAGTTCTTAATCTCTAATGTTGATCTGTTCAGGATAAGGGCAAATACAGAATAG
- a CDS encoding HlyD family secretion protein, which yields MLNLSDQKNTQQHILDRYSAVKNLGNRPHYKILNRLILAICIIGIIVLFLPWTQNISGSGAVTALKPNQRPQTINTVIAGRIEKWYVQEGDYVKKGDTIIFISEVKEDYFDPNLLENTKNQVDAKKMALESYQGKVAALNAQVSALEGEKSLKHQQAKNKIRQSLLKIESDSMDFEAVKIQLKIAQTQAERSIQLQKEGLKPLTDVEEKRLKLQDVQAKVTTQENKLLTSRNELINARLEVERLSAEYAEKISKANGDKYTTLGNQADASGQLSKLENQYANYSIRNGMYYIKAPQDGYVNRALQSGLGETVKEGVPIVSIMPAKYEFAVETFVSPIDMILLKKGEKIRVWFDGWPTIVFSGWPDMSYGTFGGRIVAIENFISPNGKYRVLIAPDPEEDPWPKQLSMGSGAETIALLETVPVWFEIWRTLNGFPPNYYQSEKPATDKK from the coding sequence ATGCTAAATTTATCTGATCAGAAAAATACGCAGCAGCATATATTAGACCGCTATAGTGCGGTTAAAAACCTCGGCAACCGACCTCATTATAAAATATTGAACCGCTTGATACTAGCGATATGCATCATTGGGATCATCGTTCTTTTTCTACCCTGGACACAAAACATTTCCGGCTCTGGTGCTGTAACGGCTTTAAAACCCAATCAGCGGCCGCAAACCATCAATACAGTCATCGCCGGAAGGATTGAAAAATGGTATGTACAAGAAGGAGATTATGTGAAAAAGGGCGATACCATCATCTTTATTTCTGAAGTAAAGGAAGATTATTTTGACCCAAACCTATTAGAAAACACGAAGAATCAAGTGGATGCCAAGAAAATGGCACTGGAGTCTTATCAAGGAAAAGTGGCTGCCCTAAATGCTCAGGTGAGCGCCTTAGAAGGTGAAAAAAGCTTAAAACACCAGCAGGCAAAGAATAAAATCAGGCAGTCTCTTTTGAAAATAGAAAGCGACAGTATGGATTTTGAAGCCGTTAAAATACAGCTTAAAATTGCCCAAACACAAGCAGAGCGTTCTATTCAGCTCCAAAAAGAAGGATTGAAACCGCTCACCGATGTGGAAGAAAAGCGATTAAAGCTACAAGATGTACAGGCAAAAGTAACTACTCAGGAAAACAAACTATTGACTTCCAGGAATGAGCTGATCAATGCCCGTCTGGAAGTGGAGCGTCTTTCTGCAGAATATGCAGAGAAAATATCTAAAGCCAATGGCGATAAATACACCACCCTTGGCAATCAGGCCGATGCTTCCGGGCAGCTGAGCAAATTGGAAAATCAATATGCAAATTACAGCATCCGAAATGGCATGTATTACATCAAAGCGCCACAGGATGGTTATGTAAACCGTGCCCTGCAATCTGGATTAGGCGAAACCGTAAAAGAAGGCGTGCCGATTGTGAGCATTATGCCGGCAAAATATGAGTTTGCGGTAGAGACATTTGTCAGCCCGATAGACATGATCCTTTTGAAAAAAGGTGAGAAGATCCGTGTATGGTTTGATGGCTGGCCAACAATCGTATTCTCCGGATGGCCAGACATGTCTTATGGTACTTTTGGTGGAAGAATTGTGGCCATAGAGAATTTTATCAGCCCAAATGGCAAGTACAGGGTATTGATCGCACCAGATCCGGAGGAAGACCCATGGCCAAAGCAATTGAGTATGGGTTCCGGCGCGGAAACCATTGCTTTGCTGGAAACCGTGCCTGTATGGTTCGAAATCTGGAGAACTTTAAATGGCTTCCCTCCCAACTATTATCAATCGGAAAAACCTGCTACGGATAAAAAGTAA
- a CDS encoding peptidase domain-containing ABC transporter produces MTPAKRFFSLLKLDKKDVTQIFLYAIIAGLISLSLPLGIQAIVNFLQSGRVSISWIILVIGVVTGVAFVGILSLMQLRITENLQQKIFVRSSFEFAYRLPKIKFDELYHELYPPEIANRFFDTLTIQKGVSKLMLDYSSALLQIGFGIILLSLYHPSFILFGVLLVAMLYLIFKFSYTKGLDTSLSESKYKYRAAEWLQEIARNKHSFKKALNFDFALQKNNSLTNNYLDYREKHFNVIKRQYAQLIIFKVIITAGLLLIGGYLVLNQQMNIGQFVASEIIILLVINSVEKIVLGLETFYDVLTAVEKIGKVTDMEIETLSETEGKPLYDRITLEADQVSLRFPGAETDMLKDISLKIEPGEKIILNGANGSGKTTLIRTLSGLLKPTSGALFINDDTFRQIDINQYRAQIGMIIQGQSPFEGSILENITFNDPSVSAQDLRWALDAVQLSAYIKTLPQGLDTKIFPEGKQLSSSNAQKIMLARSIIHKPAILLYEDPTDRLDQDSADAIIDFICAENQKWTVIVSSANPTWKLKSNRSITMKNGKIINDLKK; encoded by the coding sequence ATGACCCCAGCAAAAAGATTCTTCAGTCTGCTCAAGCTTGACAAAAAAGATGTAACTCAAATATTTTTATACGCCATCATTGCCGGACTCATCAGTCTGTCGCTGCCATTAGGCATCCAGGCGATTGTAAATTTCCTGCAAAGCGGCAGGGTCAGCATTTCCTGGATCATCCTGGTGATCGGGGTAGTCACGGGGGTTGCTTTTGTAGGAATTCTATCGCTCATGCAATTGCGGATCACAGAAAACCTACAGCAGAAAATCTTTGTCCGTTCTTCTTTTGAATTTGCCTACCGACTTCCGAAAATCAAGTTCGATGAGTTGTACCATGAGCTTTATCCCCCGGAAATCGCCAATCGCTTCTTTGATACTTTGACCATTCAAAAGGGTGTTTCCAAGCTCATGCTGGATTACTCTTCAGCCCTGCTGCAAATAGGATTTGGGATCATTCTGCTGTCTTTATACCACCCTTCCTTCATCCTGTTTGGCGTATTACTAGTGGCTATGCTATACCTGATCTTTAAATTTTCTTATACCAAGGGACTGGATACCAGTTTGAGTGAATCCAAGTATAAATACCGCGCTGCAGAATGGCTGCAGGAGATTGCCAGGAACAAACACAGTTTCAAAAAAGCATTAAACTTCGACTTTGCCCTTCAGAAAAACAACAGCTTAACCAACAACTACCTGGATTACCGCGAAAAACACTTCAACGTCATCAAGCGGCAATATGCACAGCTGATCATCTTTAAAGTAATCATCACTGCCGGATTGCTCCTAATTGGAGGTTACCTGGTACTGAATCAGCAGATGAACATCGGTCAGTTTGTTGCCTCCGAGATCATCATTTTGTTGGTGATCAATTCGGTAGAGAAAATCGTACTGGGTCTGGAGACCTTCTACGATGTACTGACCGCTGTGGAAAAGATTGGAAAAGTGACGGATATGGAAATTGAAACCCTCTCGGAAACCGAAGGCAAGCCACTTTACGACCGCATTACCCTGGAAGCAGATCAGGTATCACTTCGATTCCCTGGCGCCGAAACCGATATGTTAAAAGACATCTCATTGAAAATTGAGCCCGGTGAAAAAATCATCCTGAATGGCGCAAATGGCTCTGGAAAAACCACGTTAATCCGTACGCTTTCCGGCTTATTAAAACCTACTTCAGGTGCATTATTTATCAATGACGATACCTTCCGCCAGATCGATATCAACCAATACCGCGCGCAGATTGGGATGATCATTCAAGGACAAAGCCCCTTTGAAGGCAGTATCCTGGAGAACATTACCTTCAATGACCCTTCTGTTTCTGCACAGGATCTCCGATGGGCATTAGATGCGGTACAGCTGAGCGCCTATATTAAAACCCTGCCTCAAGGGCTGGACACTAAAATATTCCCGGAAGGCAAGCAGCTTTCTTCATCCAATGCGCAGAAGATCATGCTGGCCAGAAGCATTATTCATAAACCGGCGATCCTGCTTTATGAAGACCCGACTGACCGTCTGGATCAAGATAGCGCAGATGCCATCATCGACTTCATTTGTGCTGAAAATCAGAAATGGACGGTGATTGTCTCCTCTGCAAACCCTACCTGGAAGTTGAAATCCAACAGGTCTATTACTATGAAAAACGGAAAAATCATCAACGACCTAAAGAAATAA
- a CDS encoding TetR/AcrR family transcriptional regulator yields MDQLLANIKIQVNDKIYVKDPETTTLGRKIIKHSLIIMDEIGFDNFTFKKLGERIGSNESSIYRYFENKHKLLVYFSSWYWSWIEYKMVFATANIAAPLDQLLKALELVTEKIEDDLNTPYINEALLNKVIIAEFTKTFLTKEVDEENKEGFFLIYKRVISRMVGMVVLIDPAYPFPKSLISSIVEGALHQHFLKDHFKTITDCNESTSPTAYYTDLIQRILSPKP; encoded by the coding sequence ATGGATCAGCTACTCGCAAATATAAAAATCCAGGTGAACGACAAGATCTATGTGAAAGATCCGGAAACCACTACGCTTGGCAGGAAAATCATCAAGCATAGTCTGATCATCATGGATGAAATCGGCTTTGACAACTTCACCTTCAAAAAGCTTGGGGAACGCATCGGTTCAAATGAGAGTTCAATCTACCGTTACTTTGAAAACAAGCATAAATTACTGGTCTACTTCTCCTCCTGGTACTGGAGTTGGATAGAGTATAAAATGGTCTTTGCTACCGCCAACATTGCCGCTCCTTTAGACCAACTGCTCAAAGCGCTGGAACTCGTGACGGAGAAAATTGAGGACGACCTGAATACCCCTTACATCAATGAAGCCTTGCTGAATAAGGTCATCATTGCGGAATTTACCAAGACTTTTTTAACCAAAGAGGTAGATGAAGAAAACAAAGAGGGCTTCTTTTTGATTTACAAAAGAGTGATCAGCAGAATGGTAGGAATGGTGGTATTGATTGATCCGGCATATCCTTTCCCGAAGAGCTTAATTTCGAGCATCGTGGAAGGCGCATTACACCAGCATTTCCTGAAAGATCACTTCAAAACCATTACAGACTGCAATGAAAGCACCAGTCCTACTGCCTATTATACAGACCTTATCCAGCGCATATTAAGCCCAAAACCATGA
- a CDS encoding Gfo/Idh/MocA family protein: protein MMLNRRNFIRNSAGALGSTILLSALDNPAYALYERTIGANDQINIGVIGINGMGWSDLRAALNVPGVTLIALCDSDQNVLDKRMGELKGFNIDAAKVKAYKDYRALLENKDIDAVIIGSPDHWHALMMIHACQAGKDVYVEKPVGNSILECRTMVAAQQKYNKIVQAGQWQRSQQHFKDAVDFVQGGQLGNIRTVKVWCYQGWMKPGPVVPDTAVPAGVDYDLWLGPAKKRAFNSSRYHFNFRWFWDYAGGLMTDWGVHLIDYGLLGMGSPVPKSISALGGRFAYPDLYEETPDTLTTLYEFDKFNMVWDSAMGIDNGSYNRDHGIAYIGNNGTLILNRGGWEVIEERQSGNKVSKPFVKASDNGLNNHMLNFFASVRSRKKEDLNCDIQAAAHVASIAQMGNIAYKSGEKLTWDAQKNQFTDKQINSKYLMAAYHNGYNLPKI, encoded by the coding sequence ATGATGCTCAACCGAAGAAACTTTATCCGAAATAGTGCTGGCGCATTAGGTAGTACAATCCTGCTTTCTGCACTCGATAATCCTGCTTATGCGCTTTATGAGCGAACAATTGGGGCTAACGACCAGATCAATATCGGAGTGATTGGGATCAACGGAATGGGCTGGTCGGATTTAAGAGCCGCGCTGAATGTACCGGGAGTAACTTTAATCGCCTTGTGTGATTCGGATCAGAACGTGTTGGACAAAAGGATGGGGGAGCTGAAAGGCTTCAACATTGATGCTGCAAAGGTGAAAGCGTATAAAGATTATCGTGCCTTATTGGAGAATAAAGACATTGATGCGGTGATCATTGGAAGTCCGGATCATTGGCATGCTTTGATGATGATTCATGCTTGTCAGGCAGGTAAAGATGTGTATGTAGAAAAGCCGGTTGGGAATTCAATTCTGGAATGCCGGACAATGGTGGCTGCACAGCAGAAATATAATAAAATAGTGCAGGCAGGGCAATGGCAGCGGAGTCAGCAGCATTTCAAAGATGCGGTTGATTTTGTACAAGGCGGACAGCTCGGGAACATCAGGACGGTTAAAGTCTGGTGTTATCAGGGTTGGATGAAGCCTGGGCCCGTAGTTCCGGATACCGCAGTTCCTGCTGGAGTAGATTATGATCTATGGTTAGGGCCAGCAAAAAAACGTGCCTTCAATTCCAGCAGGTATCACTTTAACTTTAGGTGGTTTTGGGATTATGCCGGTGGACTTATGACAGATTGGGGCGTACATTTGATCGACTATGGCTTATTGGGGATGGGCTCACCAGTTCCGAAAAGCATTTCTGCATTAGGCGGACGTTTTGCTTACCCTGATTTATATGAGGAAACACCAGATACCCTGACTACCCTTTATGAATTTGATAAATTTAATATGGTTTGGGATTCTGCAATGGGCATCGATAACGGTTCTTACAACAGAGATCATGGCATCGCCTATATCGGTAACAATGGAACGCTGATTCTGAATAGAGGAGGATGGGAAGTCATTGAAGAAAGACAAAGCGGTAATAAAGTGAGTAAACCTTTTGTGAAAGCCTCAGATAATGGACTTAACAACCACATGCTGAACTTTTTTGCCAGTGTCAGGTCAAGGAAAAAAGAAGACTTGAATTGTGATATTCAGGCGGCAGCACATGTGGCCAGTATCGCCCAAATGGGCAATATTGCGTATAAAAGCGGAGAAAAACTAACCTGGGATGCCCAGAAAAACCAATTTACCGACAAACAAATTAATAGTAAATACTTAATGGCAGCCTACCATAATGGTTATAACTTGCCGAAAATTTAA
- a CDS encoding peptidylprolyl isomerase: MKFLFTTAGFALMALMSYGQSKFVRLETSKGDITLMLYDQTPKHRDAFVKTIRQGLYDQAAFNRVIKGFVSQGGELDETILDREKLHPEKPLARIPAEIVPGLFHKKGALGAGRNDNPEHSSYLTQIYLVAGKPQTDEELNAMEKKKGHQFSAAERTAYKKIGGIPRLDLDYTIFGEIVAGMEVADAINSVPTNQHDLPLIPITFSPKLLSKKEAAVIRKVLDSHVN; the protein is encoded by the coding sequence ATGAAGTTTCTTTTTACCACTGCCGGGTTTGCACTGATGGCCCTGATGTCTTATGGACAATCAAAGTTTGTACGTTTAGAAACCAGCAAAGGAGATATTACCCTGATGCTGTATGACCAGACTCCTAAGCATAGGGATGCCTTTGTAAAAACCATTAGACAAGGTTTGTATGATCAGGCTGCTTTTAACCGGGTGATCAAAGGTTTTGTGAGTCAGGGTGGAGAGTTGGATGAGACGATCCTGGATAGGGAAAAATTGCATCCTGAAAAACCATTAGCACGCATTCCTGCGGAGATTGTTCCAGGGCTTTTTCATAAAAAAGGCGCATTAGGTGCCGGTAGAAACGACAACCCAGAACACAGCTCTTACCTGACACAGATTTACCTGGTCGCAGGAAAACCGCAGACAGACGAAGAACTGAATGCAATGGAGAAAAAGAAAGGCCACCAGTTCTCGGCCGCAGAAAGAACAGCGTACAAAAAGATTGGAGGAATTCCTCGTCTGGACCTTGATTATACGATATTCGGGGAAATTGTAGCGGGAATGGAAGTGGCAGATGCCATCAATTCAGTGCCAACGAATCAGCATGATTTACCCTTAATACCAATTACATTCAGCCCTAAGCTGTTGTCTAAGAAAGAGGCTGCAGTCATCAGGAAAGTATTGGATTCCCATGTAAATTAA
- a CDS encoding YnfA family protein, with amino-acid sequence MDVVKSLAIFILAGLCEIGGGYLIWLWLKEGKPLWYGLVGAIILVGYGIVATWQTANFGRVYATYGGVFIVLALLWAWKVDGFKPDKWDIIGASIALVGACIIIYMPRSIH; translated from the coding sequence ATGGATGTAGTTAAATCACTGGCTATTTTTATACTGGCTGGACTTTGCGAAATTGGGGGAGGTTACCTGATCTGGTTGTGGTTAAAAGAAGGAAAGCCTTTATGGTATGGATTGGTAGGCGCCATCATCCTCGTAGGATATGGGATAGTCGCAACCTGGCAAACTGCTAATTTTGGAAGGGTATACGCCACTTATGGTGGGGTATTTATTGTGCTGGCCTTACTGTGGGCCTGGAAAGTGGATGGCTTTAAGCCTGATAAATGGGACATTATTGGCGCTTCAATAGCACTTGTTGGCGCCTGCATCATCATCTATATGCCAAGAAGTATCCACTAA